The Arvicola amphibius chromosome 5, mArvAmp1.2, whole genome shotgun sequence genome contains the following window.
GTTCAAGTTATAGACGTGAATGACAACCCGCCAGAAATAGTCCTTACGTCTCTTATGAGCCCCATTCCCGAAAACTGCCTGTCAGAAATGGTAGTCGCTGTTTTCAGTGTAAGAGACCAAGACTCGGGAGACAATGGCCGAATGTTGTGCTCAATTCAAGACaaccttccttttctcttgaaACCTACTTTCAAAAATTTCTATACTCTAGTAACAGAGAAAATACTAGATAGGGAAAGTAGAGCTGAGTACAACATCACCATCACAGTCACCGACATGGGCACACCCAGGCTCTCAACCCAGCACACCATAACAGTGCAGGTGTCTGACGTCAATGACAACGCCCCCGCCTTCACACAAAGCTCCTACACCCTGTTTGTCCAAGAGAACAACAGCCCCGCCCTGCACATAGGCACCATCAGCGCCACAGACTCAGACTCAGGCTCCAATGCCCACATCACCTACTCACTGCTGCCCAACCATGACCTGCAGCTGGATCTCTCCTCGCTCATCTCCATCAATGCTGACAATGGGCAGCTGTTCGCGCTCAGGGCGCTGGACTACGAGACCCTAAAGACCTTCGAGTTCCACGTGGGCGCCACAGACCAAGGCTTGCCCGCGCTCAGCAGCCAGGCGCTGGTGCGGGTCCACGTGCGGGACGCCAACGACAATGCGCCCTTCGTGCTCTACCCGCTGCAGAACGCCTCTGCGCCCTACACAGAGCTGCTGCCCAGGGCGGCTGAGCCTGGCTACCTGGTCACCAAGGTGGTGGCTGTGGACCGCGACTCGGGACAGAACGCCTGGCTGTCGTTCCAGCTGCTGAAGGCCACGGAACCCGGACTGTTCAGCGTGTGGGCTCACAGTGGCGAGGTGCGCACCTCCAGGCTGCTGAGTGAGCGCGATTCGCCCAAgcacaggctgctgctgctggtcaaggacaatggcgatccTCCGCGGTCTACCGGCGTCACTCTTCATGTGCTGCTGGTGGATGGCTTCTCTcagcccttcctgcctctgcctgaggtGGCACGAGACCCCACGCACGACGATGACGACTTGCTTACGCTGTACCTGGTCATTGCCTTGGCGTCTGTGTCTTCGCTTTTCCttttgtctgtgctgctgttcgTGGGAATAAGGCTGTGCAGGAGGGCCCAGAAGGCTTCTCTGGGTGGCTGCTCTGTGCCTGAGGGACACTTTCCTAGACACCTGGTGGACGTGAGCGGAGCGGGTACCTTGTCCCAGAGCTACCAATATGAGGTATGTCTGACTGGAGTATCAGATACCAAAGATTTTCAGTTCCTAAAACCTGTGTCTCCCAACCATGAGGTTGTGAACTTCATGGAAGAGACCTCTACTTCTGTCAATGGTTTTGGATACAATTAAGAATCCGTTgacttgccaggcggtggtggcgcaggcctttaatcccagcactcgggaggcagaggcaggcggatctctgagttcgaggccagcctggtctacaagagctagttccaggacaggctctagaaactacagggaaaccctgtctcgaaaaaaacaaaacaaaaaaaaaaaaacaaaaaaaaaaacaaaaaaaaaaacaaaaacaaaaaaaaagaatccgtTGACTTTGCAGATGGTTCCAGATGGTTCACTCTTTCTAAACATTGTTGTTTCCCGTTGTTTTGTCTTCATAAGGAATCTCTAGCTCCTTGCATACTGTTCCAGGTTAGTCTGTTTTATAAAATCACTTCTGGTGCAGACAGAGAACTTGGCTCATTCCTGACAAGTCAGTGTTTCTTCAACTTGTCAGATATCAACATGAGTCATTATTGATTTGAAAATGctcactttcattttatttcatttaattttgcaCAGAAACATTCTCAAAAGTTTGAAATGCGATAGAGATGTCATGATATCAGTGTGTTTTCTGTCCAATATTATGCTTCCCTAACTAGAAAAGAGTATCTGAAAATGCATGATTTTGTTGTACAACAGTATTAATTGGGAACGACAATATGTCTGAAGTACAAAGGCTTTTATTGTCTTCATATATACATccaatatatataatacacataaatattgttaaaatgttttttagatATTTCAAAATTTGTTAAATGCCAGATCCCTCTTAAGACATCTGGCTAGCCCACCTTatgttttctgaaaatatctCTCTCTTCAGCATAGGTATAGGACCAAAGCTGATTTCGTTTTGTACAACTCAGGTCCCTCTATGTTCAGACAATTGGATGGCGTGATGAGCACGGCTAATCTAAACTGAGCCAGGCTGATCCTGTTTACTTTCATAAtcactttagaaaacaaatgtatGCTAGTCTTTCTGTTAAGAATGAAACAAGAAAGTGATGTCATCTTTTGGGGACACACCAGAAGTCACACCTCTGAGAGAGGAAAGGACGGAAACAGACAAGTGGTCCTGTGGAAGACATTCTTGTCAGTAATCCCCAAGTCGGCTTTCACTGTTGGGTGGGACTGGGGACAGAGAACTAAGATGTGCTCCTTTAATAGATTTTTCTAGTCCGGCTGAGAAATTCTTGCCTGGATTGGTGAATTGTTCctgttaattttgtattttctttgaatcgTGCATGCTACTATAACACATCCAAAAGCTTTGTAAACTATTACAGAAACATGAAAGGGGACTGTGAAGTCTTTCTCAAAATGGGTAATTTTGAAGTCAGAAGTGGTGGTaatctcaggaaactgaggcaagttCTTGAGTACAGAGCCAGTAAAGACCTTCTTTAGTTAGGACAACTACGATGTTTTTCCTTTAAGGGAAAGATGGCTTAGATATGCTGTGTTATTTCAAATGACTACTGAAAGAATATAGAGTAGGAAGATGCTGTCTTGTTCCTTCAGCTTATTATAAAATGAGTTAGGTTCCCAACAAAGCAAGAGGCAACTGCAATGGGAGGAAAATCCACACAATTGTGTGCTTTATTCTATGATGAATTAAACATCTTCTCTGTCCCAAGGATTATTTTAGATGTTGGGATGCAGCAGTGAAGCAAACAATGCTGAAGTTCTTACAGGGTACCCAAAAGAAATACTCAAACATTCATCTACGGTACCTGTGATGAAAAAcaccagggagaaagaaaggggtgaGAAGTGCTTTCATCTAGTTTTCCCCTAGGCGAAAAGTTTTACAAATTTTTAAGTTTCTGGAAATAAGTAGAGAGTGTATCATAAACTGGATCTAACATGTAGattttttcctttatgaaaaaTCAACCAATGTGAACCACAATTGTGTTACCTGGAAGACATAAACTTACAAAGAAGCCCCGAAGTACTGACCCCACTTTATGCTAAATTTGAAACTGCATGCCTATATGTTACAAATTTTACAAGATGACTGATCAATCATTTCtatgtcttctttcatttctcagtttCCCCTAGAGTGTCCCAGCACAGTTGCAGGGTTTCTAGTAGGGAGGCAGCTCGTCTGGGTTGTTTACTCATGTATTTTTCAGACTCTGACACATTAATAACAAGAATTCCTTTTGCTTAGTGAAGGACTGCACAATCAAAATACC
Protein-coding sequences here:
- the LOC119815338 gene encoding protocadherin beta-18-like, which gives rise to MEPGVRRAVQHIRQVLLYFVFLEGSLVLSETWSYSVAEEMETGSPIANLIKDMGVGDLAARGARVIFDDYQPYLRLEPETGNLLLNEKLDREVLCGTSEPCILHFQVLLENPLQFFQAELLVEDINDHTPTFLEKHIFLNISEGASPGSSFQMASAQDLDVGMNGVQNYTINANPYFYLKLKDNGKGRKYPELVLDGSLDREKEPSISLILTALDGGSLPRSSTALIQVVVVDVNDNAPEFERTLYEVQVPENSPVDSLVTRVLATDLDTGVNGEISYSFSHVSREVWKTFRIHPVSGEVHLKAPLDFEVIQSYTINVQAVDGGSLSGKSAIIVQVIDVNDNPPEIVLTSLMSPIPENCLSEMVVAVFSVRDQDSGDNGRMLCSIQDNLPFLLKPTFKNFYTLVTEKILDRESRAEYNITITVTDMGTPRLSTQHTITVQVSDVNDNAPAFTQSSYTLFVQENNSPALHIGTISATDSDSGSNAHITYSLLPNHDLQLDLSSLISINADNGQLFALRALDYETLKTFEFHVGATDQGLPALSSQALVRVHVRDANDNAPFVLYPLQNASAPYTELLPRAAEPGYLVTKVVAVDRDSGQNAWLSFQLLKATEPGLFSVWAHSGEVRTSRLLSERDSPKHRLLLLVKDNGDPPRSTGVTLHVLLVDGFSQPFLPLPEVARDPTHDDDDLLTLYLVIALASVSSLFLLSVLLFVGIRLCRRAQKASLGGCSVPEGHFPRHLVDVSGAGTLSQSYQYEVCLTGVSDTKDFQFLKPVSPNHEVVNFMEETSTSVNGFGYN